Within the Oncorhynchus clarkii lewisi isolate Uvic-CL-2024 chromosome 2, UVic_Ocla_1.0, whole genome shotgun sequence genome, the region TAACTTACCCATAGAGGTTTAATGTGGTCTTTGACGAATCGTCCTGCCTTGGAGTTATCGTTCCAGTCCAGTCTCAGGTTAGAGTGTCTTTATCTCAGGGGTAACTTACCCATAGAGGTTTAATGTGGTCTTTGACGTATCGTCCTGCCTTGGAGTTATCGTTCCAGTCCAGTCTCAGGTTAGAGTGTCTTTATCTCAGGGGTAACTTACCCATAGAGGTTTAATGTGGTCTTTGACGAATCGTCCTGCCTTGGAGTTATCGTTCCAGTCTAGACGCCTGCAGTGAAAATACTTCTGCTTCCTGAAAGGACAAATCACACAAAGTGTAtactatgtgtgtctgtgaggagtgtgtatgtgtgtctatgaggagtgtgtatgtgtgtctatgaggagtgtgtatgtgtgtctatgaggagtgtgtatgtgtgtctatgaggagtgtgtatgtgtgtctatgaggagtgtgtatgtgtgtctatgaggagtgtgtatgtgtgtctatgaggagtgtgtatgtgtgtctatgaggagtgtgtatgtgtgtctgtgaggagtgtgtatgtgtgtctatgaggagtgtgtatgtgtgtctatgaggagtgtgtatgtgtgtctatgaggagtgtgtatgtgtgtctatgaggagtgtgtatgtgtgtctatgaggagtgtgtatgtgtgtctatgaggagtgtgtatgtgtgtctatgaggagtgtgtatgtgtgtctgtgaggagtgtgtatgtgtgtgtgtaactgtcatcaTGTGTTACCTGGTCTTGCAGATCATCGTAGAGGGGAGAGGTCCCCGTACTCTCTCCATCATGGCCAGGTGCTCCTGGTTGTCATGGGTCtgagacaaacacaaacactggTCAGCAGAAGCTATAAACTCCCAACTTCACTTTCACTTGTATCACacaaacaacaaacacacacacagtcttttgTAGCTAAcattgtggggacacacaattcagtcctaTTCAACATCCTGTTTTCCctaaaccctgacccctaaccgtaactctaaccctaaccccaaaacctaaccttaacactaacttTAATCCTAACCCTCGCTCATTACCcttaaactaaccctaactcctaactctaactctaaccctaacccccgagaaatagcatttgaccttgtggggactaacaaaatatccccagttggtcaaatttgtatttgtttactattcttgtagggacttctggtccccacaagtatagttaaacatgtccacacacacaaacacacagtacctGATATAGGGTGAAGCCTTCATAGTACTCAAACAGGATGCAGCCGATACTCCAGACATCACACGGATGACTCCAGCCCAGCTCTGAGTTGGAACAGTAACAAATGTTCAGCTAGCCAATAGTCCAAGAttagagtgtgtgagtgtgatgtGTGTAGGTTACCCAGAATAACTTCAGGAGCGCGGTAGTGGCGTGTAGATATGATGGTGCTGTGGTGTTCGTGGTCAAACGTGGCGCTGCCAAAATCCACCAGCCTTACTGTTGTATCCTTCACTTTCCTCTCATCCCGCttctgagagagcgagagaaatagaggtgggggaagagagagagaggggaggacagagagagagggggggacagagagagagggggggggacagagagagagggagggacagagagagggggggacagagagagagggggggggacagagagagaggaagggacagagagagggggggacagagagagagagagagaggggggggcagagagaggggggggacagaaagagagaggggggcagagagagggggggcagagagaggggggacagagagagggggggggggggggttgggagaAGACAAGAAGAAAGGATGGGAAAGGAAGATACAGGCATTTTATCAATTAGATTTGCTCACCTTCTTCGTACTCTCTCCTCCGCCCTCTCTCCTCCGCCCTCTCTCCTCCGCCCTCTCTCCTCAGTCCACTATCCTCCGTCCTCTATCCTCCGTCCTCTATCCTCCGCCCTCTATCCTCCGCCCTCTATCCTCCGCCCTCTATCCTCCGCCCTCTATCCTCCGTCCTCCCTACTCGGTCCTCCCTCCTCCGCCCTCTATCCTCCGCCCTCTATCCTCCGCCCTCTATCCTCCGCCCTCTATCCTCCGTCCTCCCTCCACGGTCCTCACCCCTCGGTCCTCACCCCTCGGTCCTCACCCCTCGGTCCTCCCTCCTCCGCCCTCTCTCCTCcgccctctctcctcagtcttctctcctcagtcccctatcctccgtcctctctccttcgtcctctctcctccgtcctctatCCTCCGTCCTGCCTCCTCGGTCCTCCCTCCTCGGTCCTCCCTCCTCGGTCCTCCCTCCTCCGCCCTCTCTCCTCCGCCCTCTATCCTCCGCCCTCTATCCTCCGCCCTCTATCCTCCGCCCTCTATCCTCCGCCCTCTATCCTCAGCCCTCTATCCTCCACCCTCTATCCTCCGTCTTCTATCCTCCGTCCTCTATCGCCTCATTTTGAAAAAGGTACAAGTTAATCTAGGAGGATTGGCAAGGAAGAGTGACCGGGGTTGAAATGAAACGGTCCTTCTCCACACATCAGGCAAATTACAtttacaggggtggatcccaaaataaatgtttaaagtGATCAAAACAAATTAAGATGCAAAACAGTTTATGGTTAAAACAATACGTAGCATATTGTTTTTAAAGTGTGCATGTTTTTCTCCTCTGACAAAACCAAACCTGATTCAAATGAGGTGTGGTATATTTCAAATGGGGTGTGGTATGTTTCAAATGGGGTGTGGTATATTTCAAATGGGGTGTGGTATGTTTCAAATGGGGTGTGGTATATTTCAAATGGGGTGTGGTATATTTCAAATGGGGTGTGGTATATTTCAAATGAGGTGTGGTATATTTCAAATGGGGTGTGGCAGATGTCAAAACTCTTCTGCAGTAGGATACTGTAGACATGAGTGTCCTCAATGAAAAGTGGCTATCGAGGATTGGACGACACTCTTCTTTGCCTACTAATAAATTGACACACTCCTCGACCACTCATCGGTTTCCGGGTCACagatgagagaggacagaggagagaggacagaggacggtCTTTTGCCCAAAGGAGAAACACCCAGATACAGCGTAGGTAAAGAAGAGAGTGATGAAGGaagccctccccctccctctcaccttctcAGCGTTGTAAGTGATGGTGTAGTCAGAGTTGACAAACAGGATGTTCTCAGGTTTGAGGTCAGTGTGGGTCAGCTTGTTGATATGGAGAACTGCAGAGGGAAACAGATAAACCATGCATCCATCATGATAATACCTGGACAGCCAAGGTGAAACTGCCCAGCGTTGCACTTGCTGCCCATAGTTCCTCTACAGTATGTAGTAGACCAGCggtattcaactctgaccctacgaggtccggagcctgctgcttttctcttctacctgataatgaattgctctaaatcagtccctgattagaggggaacaatgaaaaaaacagtggaactggctttgaggccCAGAGTTGAGTTTTAGGCTTGTAGACTGAGCTACATCAATGAACCAGCACCCTCTTCTGGTCAAAGAGACCAATACCAGACACGAAACAATCCCTGGTAAGTAATGTCATAGTCTATGGAAGTAGTCACCACCAACCCTGGTTCTGGAGAGCTGCCAGCATGCACATGGGCATACATATATGTGTGTGACACACTCACAGTTGACAGCGAGGCAGATCTGGTAGGCCATCTGGCGGATGTGATCCATACAGTAGGGCAGGAAGTTGTTCTCCTTCAGGAAGTCAAAAGTGCTGAGGGCTAGCAGCTCCATGGAGATACACACATGACCATGGTAGTCAAACCAGTCCAGCATCTGAACACATTGactgagagcgagagggggggggggggggggggggggagaagtaaAGAGAAAGCCACAGAAGGTGAGGGAAACAACTTCTCAAACTTTCTACTGGTTCATCAGACTCCGTACTGTTTGTTGTGTGGGTCTTTCTCGTTGATTTTCTCCAGGACATTGATCTCCAGTTTAGCAGCTTGTCTGTACTTCTCCATGTTCTTAATGATCTTCAGAGCTACACGTGCCCcagccctgagagagagacagagagaacagctaGCTAACAACCAGCACACGCTCCACCTGATGCTCGACGAGTGTGCATGTGTATTTTATAAATGCCTCTCATACCTGCGCCGGTCCACACACGTCACCA harbors:
- the LOC139421278 gene encoding dual specificity protein kinase CLK2-like, which gives rise to MGKTELYSVYKNFLDCLCLSRSSSEGPGKNEKAPDDGHLAYQNGDVLQERYEVISLLGEGTFGKVVTCVDRRRAGARVALKIIKNMEKYRQAAKLEINVLEKINEKDPHNKHQCVQMLDWFDYHGHVCISMELLALSTFDFLKENNFLPYCMDHIRQMAYQICLAVNFLHINKLTHTDLKPENILFVNSDYTITYNAEKKRDERKVKDTTVRLVDFGSATFDHEHHSTIISTRHYRAPEVILELGWSHPCDVWSIGCILFEYYEGFTLYQTHDNQEHLAMMERVRGPLPSTMICKTRKQKYFHCRRLDWNDNSKAGRFVKDHIKPLWRYRLSEAKEHHQFFDLLEKMLEYEPSKRLSLSSALLHPFFLPLRRGSKAWESTRNICR